The Hordeum vulgare subsp. vulgare chromosome 4H, MorexV3_pseudomolecules_assembly, whole genome shotgun sequence genomic interval TCCCAGTTAATCCTGAAAAATGCAGGGCCGAACCCATCAGGTCCCGGGCTTGCATTCACATTCATGGTAAGAATCGCCATTTTAATCTCTTCGAGGGAGAAGGGTCTAATAAGAGAGCAAGCTTGCGAGGTGGTCAGCTTGGAGTCAAAGAGTAATCTGTCAAGATCAAAATTGATGACCGAGTTAGATGTGGTTCCAATGATATTTTTGAAGTAGTCGTGAAGAATGGAAGTGGGAGGTGATGGCCGCCCCGCTGAGATGCAAGCACGGGATCTGGTTTTTGCGAAAGCGTACTGAGGCGCAGATATGCATGTAGCTGGAGTTTTCGTCACCGAGAGTGCATTCTCTTATTTTTGCACGTTGTCGCCAGTATGCGGCCAGAAGCTTATTATGACGATGTAAAGCTAGTTTAACAGCAATACGAAGTGTAAGCTCTAGTGGAGAGAGGGGGCGGCCTTCCTCGAGCTTGTCAAGCACGGAAATAGTGGTGGAGCAGTTGGAGGCAAGACGCCTAGGGGTTTTAGCGTTGACTAGCCATTTTTGGCCATATTGCGAGTGTGCTTGAGCTTGAGGCAGATGCGGCCCGCCGATCCAAGATATTGGTGTAGTTGGCCAACACTGGCCCAATTTTGGTTGATTTGATGGATGAAGGTAGGGTTTGACAACAACAGATTGTTGAGCCGAAAGATGGACGGTTTTGGAATGTCTGTGGAGGCCGATAGGACAATGGGGACGTGGTCGGATGTGGAGCGAGTGAGGGAAGTGAGAGCGGAGTCAGGAAAAAGGTTAGTCCAATCGATGTTGACAAAAGCCCTATCGAGGCGAACTAGAGTCGGGTTATCTTGTTGGTTAGACCAGGTATAGAGCCTGTCAAGAAGAGGGATTTCCTGGAGGTGGAGATAATTTACCGTGGAGGCAAACAGGTTTGCTTCCGTTGAATTAAAAGACGCGGAAGACTTGTCAGAAGGTCTTAGAATTAGATTAAAATCCCCCATAATTATCCAAGGAAGAGTAACCGTCTTAGAGAAAGACTTAAGAGAGTCAAGGAAATGAGATTTACTGATGCGGTCACATGGACCGTAGACGTTGGTTACGATAAACTCCGTACCATTGGCACAGAGAGAGAACCAGCAAGAAATAGCAAAACGGCCAAGGTGGACCCTCATGCATTGCAGATAGGCGTCATCCCATGCCGTTAGTAGTGAGGCCCCAGCCATGGTCTTATGTATAtctatgttgcattggattaatagAAAAGGCCGTGAGGGCTGGTGAAAAGATGTAGCACTTGTGGTTTCCAAGGAAGAGTACCTCGGCAAAGCTGGTTGGTTTTCTTGCTTGgcatatgcatgtgtgtgtgttcttgTGTTCATCAGGGTGTGTTGAGAGAATCCTTGAGCTGAGAGAGTAGCgaggtagaggaagaagaggcgctAAGCGAGGCGGCGCCAACAAGCACATCAGGCGAGAGGACAATGCGCTCCAAGGCGGGGCAGTGAGCACATCAGCGGCGAGGATGGGTCGCTTCTTAGCGAGAAGAGTTGATGAATTTTACATTTTTCTAGGGTTCGAAGCTATCACCATAAGAGCGACATTAGTTGGGCCAGACGCTGGGTTCAGACAAAAATTCAAATAGGGCCGATGTTTTTGGAGGGCAAACAAATCTATCGGGCCAGAACAAAATGGTCGTATTTTGCtggaattttgaaaaaaaaattccgTCCAAAATCCAAAACCTTGGTCTACCACCTCCCCTGCACCATAGCCACACCAACCTTGGCTTCGCCTCCACCGGCGACACCGCAACAAGCCGGGTTGTCCCTATATATCTTCGGCTCATTCCAGACGCACCTTCACTGGTATGCCATGGCTAGCCACGCCATTTGCATCGTTGACTCGGTGCCTGCACAAAATCTACTACCGCGTGCAAATTTCCAAGCGCCTGAAGAATACCAAACCCAGTAGGTGCGAGTTATAACCTGATGGTGTTTAGCTCAATCTCTTCCCTATTATGATAGGATGAGAGAGGATTCCGGTTTTCAATTCTTCCTTAACATGCAGCAAAACCGTATGGTATAAAGTAATGGTCGGTCCGTCAACAAATTGGAGAGAAAATCTCGGTCGTAAAGAAAATGTACCTTATGATGGAGGGCAATGCAGATATAGATCGTAAAGAAAATGTACCTTATGATGGAGCCAGTGGGGCAATGCAGATAGAATGCCCCTCGCCAGTACACGGCGTGGCGCTTTCGTTCATTGATCCGATCCGCCCACAAGGCCATCGTGGTTGCATCTCCTTGTCGGAGAAATGTCATGTCATCCCACTGGCCGCTTCTCGAGCAGTAGGCTTGCACCGTGTACGAAGACGGCGGCCATTCCGTCGGCGGTTGACCATGCCTGCTGGGCTCGGGGAAGAAGAACACCTTGTAGTGCAGCGACACGGTGGGGTCGAACAGGAGGTAGTAGGCGCCGGGGCCATCTGAGGGCAAAGGGGGAAGCTCCGCCCGCCGCCGCGTCGCGGGGTTGCACACGTACATCGCGCGCTGGCCCTCGCACAGGAGAAGGCCGCCGCGGTGGTCGAGGACGGCTCTCCCCCACCCCCTGCACATCTCCAGCGGCATCATCAAATTGAACGCCGCGGCGTCGTGGCCGATGCCCGGAGGGGCGGCCCCGCAGGAGAGGAAGTAGGGCCGGTCCTCGTGGGAGAAGTTGGCGACGATGCCGCCCATGCGGCGCGGCACCCGGTGCTCCACCGCGAGCATCAGCCCGTTGGAGTCAACGGCGGCGCGCCAGCCCTTGCGGACGGCCCGGCACGTCGCGATGCCCCGCGGCGGGAGGCAGCGAAGGATCTCGGCGAGCAGCTCCATGGGGAGACGATCCATGGGGGACATGGTGGGTAGCGACTTTGCGTTTGCGGCGGCGCCCTCGGCTAGGGTTTGGGCGGAGGCGCCCTCGGCTAGGGTTTGGGCGGCCGCCGCAGCCTCCTGCGCGTCACTCATCTGTCAGGAGTTGCCTCCGCTTTCTGTCTGTCCGCAGGCTTTATTTCATCATTATTAAAACAAAAGGCTTCGTTTCTGTTGCCGTCCACCTGTAAGCCCAGTAGGCCCGACACAACATATTTTCTTCCTTCTTCTAAAGCGAGCTTCGTTTAAAAAATTAATTTACagtcaatttttttaaaattacaaGGAAATACACATTGAAATGTAGGTGTATACACTAGCCATTAGAGAAATAATCTCTCCGTTTTTAAATACAAatattttaagatatttcactacagactacatacggagtaaaaatgaatgaatctatactctaaaatatgtctatatacatccgtatctagTCCGTAGTGCAATctcttaaaagatttatatttaggaatggaaggagtacatcaCATCTATTTTTCAGATTTATAAGTGTGGTGGATAACAGTGCACCCTTTTCTAACTATAATGGATTGACATAAATTATGATGACAGACAAATCCTATATCCTATATCATATATTCTATATATACCTATATAGTTGATCCCAACTAACTTTAATTTTCCCAACATGTAGTCATTCACATCATCGAATGTGCCACATCATCGTCCACTAGCACAATTTTGTAGCGCATCATGCACATGATACACCAATTTAACTGTTGCAAATCCAATGGTCCAATCGTACGTCCATACTCTTTGTTCACACACAATTACTTCCGCAACAATACTACCTTTTGATTTAGGTTATTTCATTCATATATAATTCATCCAAATTAATCTTTAAATTTCCATAGCAACGCGCAGGGAAATCACCTAGTGTAGGTGTATACACTAGCCAGTAGACAAATGCacggcaagacatggcatgactaTTTGGTTCTCCTGGTTGATCTGACCACATGGGCACGGAGCCACCGGCGTCATATCTCCTTATCTGACTTAGGCCCTCTCCTCACactcgttgtttctctacgagtatACTTGCAAGAGATAATGACCATTCCATCAACCCCTAGTGTTAGCCTTATTATCCTTGACATACCTTgttttgtactccctctgtttcgaaatatttgtctttttagagatttaacTATgggctacatacaaagcaaagtgattgaatctatactctaaattatgtctatatatatccgtatatagttcatggtgaaatttttgaaaagaaaaatatttaggaacagagggagtagaagaTAAGCATGTCGTAGTGTAGCGACAAGACCGGGCCAAAGATGACATATGCCTCACCCAATGGAAATGGAAGGGAAACGATGGAATCTTTGACCACCTCCACGTTGCACATGTACATCGTCGTACCATGCTTGTAGAGGAGAATGACATTGTAGTGGTCGAGGATGGGTTCCATTTGGTAGTCAGGGCACACGCAGGGCATGTAGGGGAGGTGGGGCTCGTTATGGCCCTATGGTGGGAGGGGGGAAGAAGGAGGGGCGGCTTTGTCCGACGTAGTTGATAAAGATGACGCACACGGGAGGCCACTCCACGACGACCAACATCCCTCCGCCGTCCACGGCGGCATGCCATCCCTTGCTGACGGTCTGGCATGTGGTGACGCCTCTTAACTGGAGTCGGCACAGGATATCAACGAGCAACTCGTCTAGGAGGTGATCCATGGCCTGATGTTTCGTTGGCTTCCACTAGTGTTTGACGACTCGGGCAAAATCGAGTACAAGATAGAAAAACAACGTCATCAACAGAAGATACATTGTCGATGAAAGCACCATTTTGAGCTCGAGCTCAAACGCACCCGCataaacagtaaaatcaaaaaaaacatttcaaaaatttctaCGAATTTTTTATCATGAACTCTGACAAAAGTTCTAAGTTCTTGCAAAATTTCATCATGATATCACATTCGTGCAAGGCGtggcaaagaaaaagaaatcaatgtTTCAAAATGCTTTCGAAAGTAGCATTTTCAGAGCatcgtttttgtttttctttgtcacGCCTTACTAAAATGTGATATCATGGTGAAAATTTGCAATCTCTTAGAAATTTTGTCAAAGCACATCACAAAAAAAATAAGAttcttttgattttactgttcatgcgGGTGCATTTGAGCTTAAGCTCAAATACTCCATGTCCCATTGTTGATCTACATTACActttattttctctgttttcaGATCGCTACATTTGGATTAATGTTTTTGTAAAGTACAGAAACACAATATTATTGTTTTTCAGGGTCGGGCCAGCAAAATCCGAGGCCCTGTGCGAAACTCTAAAATGTGGCCTGTTTTTCAATGGCTGAGCTACAAAGAAAAAAATGGACGGGATTATCAGTATTGGCTAAAATGTTAAAATTCCAAACAATATGTATTTCAGTAGAAATAATAAATACACGATACCTTTTGTTCCACTTGATTATCAGCATTGGCAGTAATCTAAAGGAAAGCAACAGGACCTGCTCGTAGGTGCGCAGGAAGATAGAAGAGAAAAGAGGGTTAAAGTCATATGTGGTAGTCTGGTACACTTGATAAAAGCCAATAAACCACTTGATAAATGGCAGTAAATTATCAGGGCAAGCAAGCTGAAATTTGGACAGCATATAAACAAAATCTTAGACAGCCTCTCCACTGAAAATTGGACAACATCAACACTGAACTTCTGTACAACAAAAAGGTAAAATTGGGATAGCAATACTGACATACACTGAAATTTGCATAGCAACTATCAAGACGATGACATTTTGACAGAAAATACAATGAATTATGGACATTAACAAGACTGAATCAATGATACTCGTAGGTCATCAACAAGGTGGAATCAGTGTCAACATAACAGACCGGGAGGAGGAAGGATCCAAATGGCACATCGTGTTAGTTCCAAGGCATAAGGTGCGTCAATATGTAAGGATTCGTGGGCAGCGCTATAAaaacaagtacaataaggtacagtcagcagactgtaaggattaaaatactatatttttgctgagttggatgagagagaagaggagagagaagggaagcggactcttcgtgaagagccagctctagcacatgCTCCTAGGTGTTTTGTGAGAATAAAAGGTgaaccatatatgataaaagtagtactcttttatagctaactattgtacaagctagctataagatatgATATAAGATTGCTTATagtcagcagttggctatactattaaccatgctctaacccTCCTCCGGAGGAGAGACAACCTTATGAATCGCGCCAGCTCCGTGACATCCTCGTCGGGTCTCGCAGCAAGTCCTCGTATCGAAAGATGGAGCGGCGCACGACGGCGGTTGCGTGTGTGCCAACACCAATTTGCTTTGGATGCAATCGATTCCGTTCAATTTCCATCAAGGCATCGAGCAGGCAGCCCGCGAGGCTTGACTCACGCGGAGTCGCGGACGAGTCAGCGCGGCCCAACATTTAGCACGACCCAGCCCAGGAAGAAATATACATAGGCATATATGTAATTTGGGGGTCCCAAACTTTTATGGGCCCTATGCGGGCTGCACAGTCTGTACACCTATGGGCCCGGCCCTGTTGTTTTTAAAAGATAGTGGATAGATGTTTTTCAATCATTGTGTTTAACAACTCTATGACTAGTTGAGCTGGTTGAACTAGTCCCTTGTATAGCATGAGATATTCTGATCAAGACACAAAAACATGAGAAAAAAGACAACGAAAATgaaaaaagacaaaagaaatacCAAGAATAGATGCTCTAGGATGAttgaaacaaaaaatatatatttgtgAACTGTGATTCACAATTTAATAATCGCCCCGGAACTGCTACTATATAGCAGAATTAGCAAACATGATATAGAAAGCAAAGAATGCAAATAAGAGATTTTGTAACATGCATATAATCTAAAACATGTTTCTGCGgattttttgtccaaaaggaccacCTGCTCAATGAAATTGCTAAAAAAAACcacttccagttgaaattgacagAAAAGACCTCTGGATCATGGTGGCAGGTGCGCCAGCCGACATGCGGCACCTGCCGCCACTGCCGGAGGCGGCGACATTGTTCATGCTAGGGATGGTTTACTATGGATGAACATTATTTTtggaataaaaaaaatcaaaaaatagcagaaaaattaaaaaaaaaactatttttttgGCAGCAAAGATAATCGAGTGTTCTAGCTTGGTGcgaaattttagaattttttgtgTTGCTCTCCtactttttgatttttttcaaaaatactgTTCATTTTGGGTGAACAGTGATGTCGCCACACCCGGGTGAACAGTGTTGTTGTCTCTGACCGTGGCGGCAGGTGTCATGTGTTGGCTGGCGCGCCTGCCGTCACGGCTCAATGGGTCTTTTATGTCAATTTCATCTAAAGAGGGGTTTTTCTAGAAATTCAGTTGTGCATGTGGTTTTTTTTTTGGACAAAACGCACCTCCTTTGCTTGTCTCCAAAAACACATTCACGTAAACAGagtgagatcacaggaaaaaaaaattatatttaactCCTTATTCTGAACTTCTTCAAATTTTGCTCCGCTAAAGATGGGAGAACCTAGCCGAACCCTATATTCAACTCCTAAAATATGCTGGAACAAGATATGTTAATAACAGAAAAAGAATTTCCGCTGAGGTTTCATGGGCAtcacaaacatttttcaaatacatgtttcaccatttttcaaatacatgtttGACATCttccaacatttttcaaatacatctTTCATATTTTTTAAATTGTCATTCAACATTTTAATACTTCTTTAAccttttcaaatacttgttcaataTTTTTTACACTTATTCAACATTtatttttcaacattttttaatacttattcaacatttttcaaataattattcaacattTTAAATACTTATACAAAAATTAAAAATATGTGTTCAACTTTTCAAATACTCGTTCAACCATTTTTaatacttattcaacattttttaTATACTTGTGACATTTTAAAATGTGTGTTTTGAAGAGTGTTTTTTGTATGTATATGtagaataataaagaaaatagataaaaaaacaaaaacaaaaaaacaggttgtAGCCTCCCGCGCGGCTGGGCGGGCCATCTAGACTGCCCTTTGCTCGTTTAAAGCGAGACACAGTGTCTCGCTTTAGGCATTTATTATTTAGCGCTGCAGGCGTCTGttttgttgaaaattgatgaactCATTTTAAAAATCAATGATCTTTTTAAAATTCGATGAGAGTTTTTTTTCAATGAACTATTCAAATACGAACTATGAACTTGTTGAATATTCAGGGTTGCTGTTGCCGTATCCTGAAACTTGTTTGTTGCAAGCTTCCGATGAACTGTAAACCTCTGGAAC includes:
- the LOC123449950 gene encoding uncharacterized protein LOC123449950 isoform X1 — translated: MSDAQEAAAAAQTLAEGASAQTLAEGAAANAKSLPTMSPMDRLPMELLAEILRCLPPRGIATCRAVRKGWRAAVDSNGLMLAVEHRVPRRMGGIVANFSHEDRPYFLSCGAAPPGIGHDAAAFNLMMPLEMCRGWGRAVLDHRGGLLLCEGQRAMYVCNPATRRRAELPPLPSDGPGAYYLLFDPTVSLHYKVFFFPEPSRHGQPPTEWPPSSYTVQAYCSRSGQWDDMTFLRQGDATTMALWADRINERKRHAVYWRGAFYLHCPTGSIIRFSLEEKIYLVIRSPEVVAMPNITVCEPEMHLGKSKHGVCCTAIYGSQLQAWVLHEESKPLLVHEWVLKCHFVLLPSFERYCTKVQRLGGIEDNEWDSSDDSEEDEEAPELDEDMEQYIRFTNAIRFMGYHPNKEIAFLVTCDLGFAYYLGTSKWRYLGSLYPEECSNPEYVALKKSFIYTPCMDDLLPTCNEP
- the LOC123449950 gene encoding uncharacterized protein LOC123449950 isoform X2; protein product: MSDAQEAAAAAQTLAEGASAQTLAEGAAANAKSLPTMSPMDRLPMELLAEILRCLPPRGIATCRAVRKGWRAAVDSNGLMLAVEHRVPRRMGGIVANFSHEDRPYFLSCGAAPPGIGHDAAAFNLMMPLEMCRGWGRAVLDHRGGLLLCEGQRAMYVCNPATRRRAELPPLPSDGPGAYYLLFDPTVSLHYKVFFFPEPSRHGQPPTEWPPSSYTVQAYCSRSGQWDDMTFLRQGDATTMALWADRINERKRHAVYWRGAFYLHCPTGSIIS